One window of Chryseobacterium indologenes genomic DNA carries:
- a CDS encoding superoxide dismutase family protein, whose amino-acid sequence MKVQTLALLAGFAFLATSCGTTKTYSVNAKSGTQTGGTAKFTQNGNEVTMKLDITNLTPGIHAVHIHEKGDCSAADGTSTGGHWNPSKNDHGKWGAEHFHMGDIGNLVADQSGTATLTFKTDKWCLGCTDESKNIIGKGLIVHAAADDFHTQPTGNAGGRVGCVEIK is encoded by the coding sequence ATGAAAGTACAAACATTAGCATTATTGGCAGGATTTGCATTTTTAGCAACTTCATGCGGAACAACAAAAACGTATTCTGTAAATGCCAAAAGCGGAACACAAACAGGAGGAACAGCAAAATTTACCCAGAACGGAAATGAGGTAACTATGAAGCTGGATATCACCAACCTTACTCCTGGAATCCATGCAGTACACATTCATGAAAAAGGAGACTGCTCTGCAGCAGACGGTACTTCTACTGGAGGCCACTGGAATCCTTCAAAGAATGATCATGGTAAATGGGGTGCTGAACATTTCCACATGGGAGATATAGGAAACCTGGTTGCTGATCAGAGCGGAACTGCAACATTGACTTTCAAGACAGACAAATGGTGCCTGGGTTGTACGGATGAGTCTAAAAACATTATCGGAAAAGGTCTTATTGTACACGCTGCAGCAGATGATTTCCATACTCAGCCTACCGGAAATGCAGGAGGAAGAGTGGGATGTGTAGAAATTAAGTAA
- a CDS encoding 4'-phosphopantetheinyl transferase family protein codes for MIILYAFISEERHQSLLDRYLPVFSEDIKRDILRYKRWEDAQLSLMGKVLLQHGLRTYYNIPDVEIGILPNKKPYLKGQKLHFNISHSKELVACAIAEYPLGIDIEYNDPKISYHDFTFQMTSNEIQEIQDAEDKMSGFFTYWTRKEAVIKAHGAGMMLPLDAFEVINDECIIEDERFFIKEVFIHEDYHSYIASSDPDIKNIIPLFKHFEEDIPA; via the coding sequence ATGATTATTCTGTATGCATTCATCAGCGAAGAAAGACATCAGTCCCTCCTTGATAGGTATCTGCCAGTTTTTTCTGAGGATATTAAAAGAGATATTCTAAGGTACAAAAGATGGGAGGATGCACAGCTTTCTTTAATGGGAAAAGTACTTCTACAACACGGATTAAGAACTTATTATAACATTCCGGATGTGGAGATTGGGATTCTTCCCAATAAAAAACCTTATTTGAAAGGACAGAAGCTCCATTTCAATATATCACATTCCAAAGAGCTTGTAGCCTGTGCCATTGCAGAATATCCTTTGGGAATAGATATAGAATACAATGACCCGAAGATCAGCTACCATGATTTTACATTTCAGATGACTTCTAATGAGATTCAGGAAATTCAGGATGCTGAAGATAAAATGAGTGGTTTTTTTACCTATTGGACAAGAAAAGAAGCTGTTATAAAAGCCCATGGAGCCGGGATGATGCTTCCGTTGGATGCATTTGAAGTCATAAATGATGAATGTATCATTGAAGATGAAAGGTTCTTTATAAAAGAAGTTTTTATTCACGAAGATTATCATAGTTATATAGCTTCTTCAGATCCTGATATTAAAAATATAATTCCTCTTTTTAAACATTTTGAAGAGGATATCCCAGCATAA
- a CDS encoding AraC family transcriptional regulator yields the protein MEEYKKRIVKTIQYIDNHIDSDLSLEKVSEVSAYSPFHFHRIFKLITGETLQSYIIRKKIEKSALHLALHKNMEIKDIYWNLGFSNHSAFCKTFKKHYGVPPTEFRRSAPEKFHKILQTHRKNGQIDTVFSQYICNIENLLNWTNMNLKIEVKEMPEMNLASVMSLGIANVEPSFNVLVDWAIKKNLFPKENVKMISVYHDSCKITPLDKVRIHACMLLDEKLKQQEGEVFAETLDAGKYIVGSGEVTLDDFEQCWVSLFLWMNENNYTIRRTFPYEIYHSNFKEHPEGKMIVDFCIPIH from the coding sequence TTGGAAGAATATAAAAAACGGATTGTAAAAACAATTCAATACATTGATAATCATATAGATTCTGATTTGTCTCTGGAGAAAGTTTCAGAGGTAAGTGCCTATTCGCCCTTTCATTTCCACAGAATATTTAAGCTCATTACCGGAGAAACCCTTCAGAGCTACATTATCAGGAAGAAAATAGAAAAAAGTGCTCTTCATCTGGCACTGCATAAAAACATGGAGATCAAAGATATCTACTGGAATCTTGGATTTTCAAACCACTCAGCTTTCTGCAAGACATTCAAAAAACATTATGGCGTACCACCTACAGAATTCCGTAGGTCAGCGCCGGAAAAATTTCACAAGATTTTACAAACACATCGCAAGAACGGACAAATTGATACGGTTTTCAGCCAATACATTTGCAACATAGAAAACCTGTTAAATTGGACCAATATGAATTTAAAAATCGAAGTAAAAGAAATGCCGGAAATGAATCTGGCGTCTGTAATGAGCCTTGGAATTGCAAACGTAGAACCCTCTTTCAATGTATTAGTAGACTGGGCGATTAAGAAAAATCTTTTTCCAAAAGAAAATGTGAAAATGATTTCTGTTTATCATGACAGCTGTAAGATCACCCCTCTTGATAAGGTCAGAATCCATGCCTGCATGCTTCTGGATGAAAAACTGAAGCAGCAGGAAGGTGAAGTATTTGCTGAAACCTTAGATGCAGGAAAATACATTGTGGGAAGTGGTGAAGTTACGTTGGATGACTTTGAGCAATGCTGGGTTTCTTTGTTTTTATGGATGAATGAAAACAATTATACAATCAGAAGAACCTTTCCTTACGAAATTTATCATTCCAACTTTAAAGAACATCCGGAAGGAAAAATGATCGTTGATTTCTGTATTCCGATTCACTAA
- a CDS encoding TonB-dependent receptor — translation MKTQGQNILFLIFLMASIMGYSQVKISGKVSFKNKGVSEVNVTLKDTYDGTTTDAQGNFSFETSEKGAHTITFTHPKYENVERTVSIENQEISLNVDLKEQISEIDAVVVSAGSIEASDKKRATALLSPIDIYTTAGADGQISSALTYLPGVQKVGGTEGLFIRGGTGTESKIFMDGSLINNYFSNSVPGIAGRDQFNTSLFKGNIFSSGGYSALYGQALSGALMLESVDLPDESSYSLGVSPIFLSVGFQKLGDNKNYSYGATAGYSLLTLMQKTFNFNTDFVEAPQGLNGDLNFRFKTKSGGFFKYYGMFNSNKMGVRSESLEPGYNFSLVKLNGKNTFHNLSFKQKFGKYLLNVGGSYSYNRSDLHFSTETNDVESNRNQLLTDGNYLNFKAVLERKINRISALRGGFELNNTDENLNFEAVQKHYKDLISSAFLETDLGFSNALSAKIGVRAEHSSFLGKNNIAPRFAIAYRLAKDWTTSLAYGLFYQNPESKYINGPADLGFQHSQHYIFQVQRASEGRTLRFEAFYKKYDQLIKTFNINQDKEQNQQTQAALNNNGYGYAKGVEFFWRDNKKTFENIDYWISYSYLDSKRDFLNYPVSLQPSFAAEHTLSAVAKRFIPEWKLGVNLSYTYAKGRPYYDIASTFENGKAVNYTRNEGRLKDYNALNFSINYLPNIGKKNAKAFPVFVLSVSNILGSKNVYGYNFSADGSRSSAVVPPVNTFVFIGAFISFGVDKTDDAINNNL, via the coding sequence ATGAAAACTCAAGGACAAAACATACTGTTTCTTATCTTCCTGATGGCTTCCATAATGGGATATTCACAGGTGAAGATCTCAGGAAAAGTTTCCTTTAAAAACAAAGGAGTAAGTGAAGTAAACGTCACTTTAAAAGATACTTATGATGGAACAACCACAGACGCTCAGGGTAATTTTTCTTTTGAAACTTCAGAAAAAGGAGCACATACAATAACGTTTACCCATCCGAAATATGAGAATGTAGAAAGAACAGTTTCTATTGAAAATCAGGAAATTTCTTTGAATGTCGATCTTAAAGAACAGATCAGCGAGATTGATGCAGTAGTAGTTTCTGCAGGCTCCATTGAAGCAAGTGATAAGAAAAGAGCAACAGCGCTGCTTTCCCCAATTGATATTTATACCACAGCAGGTGCAGACGGGCAGATTTCTTCGGCTTTAACCTATCTTCCGGGTGTACAGAAAGTAGGCGGGACTGAAGGTCTTTTTATCAGAGGAGGAACAGGTACAGAATCTAAAATTTTTATGGACGGAAGTCTTATCAACAATTATTTTTCTAATTCTGTTCCGGGAATTGCAGGAAGAGATCAGTTCAATACCTCTCTTTTCAAAGGAAATATATTTTCAAGCGGCGGATATTCTGCATTGTACGGACAGGCCCTTTCAGGAGCTTTGATGCTGGAAAGTGTTGATCTTCCGGATGAGAGTTCTTACAGTTTAGGTGTTTCACCTATTTTCCTGAGTGTAGGATTTCAGAAGCTGGGAGACAATAAAAATTATTCCTATGGAGCTACAGCAGGATATTCTCTTTTAACGTTGATGCAGAAAACCTTTAATTTTAATACAGACTTTGTTGAAGCACCACAGGGACTTAACGGAGATCTGAATTTCAGATTTAAAACAAAATCAGGGGGATTTTTCAAATACTACGGAATGTTTAACTCCAATAAAATGGGGGTAAGGTCAGAAAGCCTTGAGCCAGGATACAATTTCAGCCTGGTAAAGCTTAATGGTAAAAATACATTTCATAACCTCTCTTTTAAGCAGAAATTTGGAAAATATCTTTTGAATGTAGGCGGATCTTACTCTTACAACAGATCTGATCTTCATTTTTCCACAGAAACCAATGATGTTGAATCCAACAGAAACCAGCTTCTGACAGACGGAAATTACTTAAACTTCAAGGCCGTTCTTGAAAGAAAGATTAACAGAATCAGCGCCCTGAGAGGAGGATTTGAGTTGAATAATACGGATGAAAACCTGAATTTTGAAGCAGTACAAAAACATTATAAGGATTTGATATCTTCCGCTTTTCTTGAAACAGATCTGGGATTCAGCAATGCCTTATCAGCAAAAATAGGAGTAAGAGCAGAACATTCTTCTTTTTTAGGAAAGAATAATATTGCCCCTCGTTTTGCCATTGCTTACCGCCTGGCAAAAGACTGGACCACTTCCTTAGCTTACGGTCTTTTTTATCAGAATCCTGAAAGTAAATATATCAATGGCCCGGCAGATCTTGGTTTCCAGCACTCTCAGCATTATATTTTTCAGGTTCAGAGAGCTTCGGAAGGAAGAACGCTGCGTTTTGAAGCATTTTATAAAAAATATGACCAGCTGATTAAAACATTTAATATTAATCAGGATAAAGAGCAAAATCAGCAGACTCAGGCCGCTTTAAACAATAATGGATACGGATACGCAAAAGGAGTGGAGTTTTTCTGGAGAGACAATAAAAAAACATTTGAAAATATTGATTACTGGATCAGCTACTCTTACCTGGATTCCAAAAGAGATTTTCTTAATTATCCGGTCAGTCTGCAGCCAAGTTTTGCTGCTGAACATACCCTTTCTGCAGTGGCAAAAAGATTTATTCCAGAATGGAAGCTTGGGGTAAATTTATCGTATACCTATGCCAAAGGACGTCCTTATTATGACATTGCCTCTACGTTTGAGAATGGTAAAGCAGTGAATTATACAAGAAATGAAGGGAGGTTAAAAGATTATAACGCTTTGAATTTCAGTATTAATTATCTTCCCAATATTGGTAAAAAAAATGCAAAAGCTTTTCCGGTGTTCGTATTGAGTGTCAGTAATATTTTAGGATCAAAGAATGTATACGGCTATAACTTCTCTGCGGACGGATCCAGAAGTTCTGCTGTAGTACCGCCAGTCAATACTTTCGTGTTCATTGGAGCATTTATAAGCTTCGGAGTTGATAAAACAGATGATGCGATCAATAATAATTTATAA
- a CDS encoding 2TM domain-containing protein, protein MKRKYFTTLLWTSLGTTLFFFLFFNDEKTVQTFLITLLLSTMYSFVLGFGNGFINEFLNRKFPWSEATRTRAVLSIISIIIGNFILVYFCNYMNYVVIQKTATIQEFFSSKYGVTNWFMINIALLISAFLHAKSFMEELKKTSRKEVVEQKLIAKSANAQFESLKNQLDPHFLFNSLNVLSSLIDENPRQAQKFTASMSKIYRYVLEQKDKELVTVEDEIEFARTYCDLLKTRFEDSVDFTFDIAQEDYQKYVVPLSLQLLLENCIKHNFATSSKPLVIRIFSAGNILCIENNLQVREQIKESSGIGLSNIVQRYSLLTDRNVFIEKSEDHFKVKLPMLLAKPHIASSEPEDESEAYKRAQKRVKEIKGFYKNLISYCTVSSFLIFINLFTSSRTHWFWFPVLGWGIGVASHAFQVFGVGESWQEKKIREIMNKQKK, encoded by the coding sequence ATGAAGCGTAAATATTTTACCACATTACTTTGGACATCATTAGGAACTACCTTGTTTTTCTTTTTGTTTTTTAATGATGAAAAGACGGTGCAGACTTTTTTGATCACGCTGCTCCTTTCTACCATGTATTCTTTTGTGCTGGGATTTGGAAACGGATTTATCAATGAATTCCTCAACCGAAAATTTCCCTGGTCCGAAGCTACCCGCACGAGAGCCGTATTAAGTATTATTTCCATTATTATCGGAAACTTTATTCTGGTCTATTTCTGTAATTATATGAACTATGTCGTGATTCAGAAAACGGCTACCATACAAGAATTTTTCTCTTCAAAATATGGAGTAACCAATTGGTTCATGATCAATATTGCTCTTCTGATCTCTGCTTTCCTTCATGCAAAAAGCTTTATGGAAGAGCTGAAAAAGACTTCCAGAAAAGAAGTGGTAGAGCAGAAGCTTATCGCAAAATCAGCAAATGCCCAATTTGAAAGTTTAAAGAATCAGCTGGACCCTCATTTCCTTTTCAACTCTCTGAATGTTCTAAGCTCACTGATTGATGAAAATCCTCGCCAGGCTCAGAAGTTTACCGCTTCAATGTCAAAGATTTACCGTTATGTACTTGAACAGAAAGATAAAGAGTTGGTAACGGTGGAAGATGAGATAGAATTTGCCAGAACATACTGCGACCTTTTGAAAACAAGGTTTGAAGACAGTGTAGATTTTACTTTTGATATTGCTCAGGAAGATTACCAGAAATATGTGGTTCCGCTATCTTTACAGCTGCTGCTGGAAAACTGTATCAAACATAATTTTGCTACGTCATCAAAACCTTTGGTTATAAGAATTTTTTCAGCCGGAAATATACTTTGTATTGAAAATAATTTACAGGTAAGAGAACAGATCAAAGAAAGCTCAGGAATTGGGCTATCGAATATTGTGCAGCGTTATTCTCTGCTTACGGATCGAAATGTATTTATAGAAAAATCAGAGGATCATTTTAAAGTAAAACTTCCGATGCTTTTAGCTAAGCCTCATATTGCCAGCTCAGAACCTGAAGATGAGTCTGAAGCTTACAAAAGAGCACAGAAGAGGGTAAAAGAAATCAAAGGATTTTATAAAAACCTGATCTCTTACTGTACGGTGTCTTCTTTTTTAATTTTTATCAACCTTTTTACAAGCAGCAGAACACACTGGTTCTGGTTTCCGGTACTGGGTTGGGGAATTGGGGTTGCTTCCCATGCATTTCAGGTGTTTGGAGTAGGAGAATCATGGCAGGAAAAGAAGATTCGTGAAATTATGAACAAACAAAAAAAATAA
- a CDS encoding 2TM domain-containing protein, whose amino-acid sequence MERFDENDIEYQRARRQVERLRGFYGHLFAYIAVNAMIVVYNCMNLKPGESYFQFKNFFTATFWGIGLAAHAFTVFLPRANFIRKWEDNKIKELMDKQKDQ is encoded by the coding sequence ATGGAAAGATTTGACGAAAATGATATTGAATATCAGCGTGCCAGAAGACAGGTGGAAAGATTACGGGGTTTTTACGGGCATTTATTCGCTTATATCGCAGTGAATGCCATGATCGTGGTCTATAATTGTATGAACCTGAAACCCGGTGAAAGTTATTTTCAGTTTAAAAACTTTTTTACAGCCACTTTTTGGGGAATAGGACTTGCAGCACACGCTTTTACAGTTTTTCTGCCTCGTGCTAATTTTATCAGGAAATGGGAAGATAATAAGATTAAAGAACTGATGGATAAACAGAAAGATCAGTAA
- a CDS encoding methyltransferase family protein yields the protein MNTLSTLFYISMGAWFVTEFLYKNILKSGKEDQKNKDKSTLNILWLAIPFSIMSSIFVSYNTHFTIVDGNWILYLGEILILTGIIFRYMIIRSLGKYFTVDVTIRQDHKIKKEGFYKYLRHPSYAFSLLTSLGLGLYLNNWLSLIFAFVPPFLAFAYRIKIEEQALVEQFGDEYLEYRKSTKKLIPFIY from the coding sequence ATGAATACTTTATCAACTTTGTTCTATATTTCAATGGGTGCCTGGTTTGTCACTGAATTTCTTTACAAAAACATATTGAAATCCGGTAAAGAAGATCAAAAGAACAAAGACAAATCAACCTTGAATATTCTGTGGCTTGCCATTCCTTTTTCTATCATGAGTTCGATATTCGTCTCTTATAACACTCACTTTACGATTGTTGACGGAAACTGGATTCTTTATCTTGGGGAAATCCTCATTCTTACCGGAATTATTTTCAGATATATGATCATCAGATCTCTTGGAAAATACTTTACGGTAGATGTTACCATCAGACAGGATCATAAAATCAAAAAAGAAGGGTTTTATAAATACCTGAGACATCCTTCATACGCTTTTTCTCTGCTGACCTCTCTTGGGTTGGGCTTGTATCTCAATAACTGGCTGTCTTTAATCTTTGCTTTTGTACCTCCGTTTCTGGCTTTTGCCTACAGGATTAAGATTGAAGAGCAGGCTTTGGTAGAACAGTTCGGTGATGAGTATCTTGAATACAGAAAAAGTACAAAGAAACTGATTCCGTTTATCTATTAA
- a CDS encoding 2TM domain-containing protein translates to MEILPNKETIAYRKASRRVKELKEFYGNLTSYCIVIPFLAILNLVTAPGYLWFLWPMLGWGIGITFHAINVFGIGKSWEEKKIKELMEKEEKSKIKSF, encoded by the coding sequence ATGGAAATTTTACCAAATAAAGAAACGATCGCTTACAGAAAGGCATCCAGAAGAGTAAAAGAATTAAAAGAGTTTTATGGAAATCTTACTTCTTACTGTATTGTTATTCCATTTCTGGCAATCCTGAACCTTGTGACTGCTCCAGGATACTTATGGTTTTTATGGCCAATGCTGGGCTGGGGAATAGGAATTACGTTTCATGCAATAAACGTATTCGGAATTGGAAAAAGCTGGGAAGAAAAAAAGATAAAAGAGCTGATGGAGAAAGAGGAAAAAAGTAAAATAAAATCATTCTAA
- a CDS encoding 2TM domain-containing protein, which translates to MDYETATERTKNIRKFYKSIFIFAVFAVLIIPDDIFGEKMINFRLFDRYTILGIWGFIILIKAVKLFLFDSEWERNMIEKELEKEKKSIKY; encoded by the coding sequence ATGGATTACGAAACTGCAACTGAAAGAACAAAGAACATCAGAAAATTCTATAAAAGCATTTTTATATTTGCCGTTTTTGCTGTTCTTATTATTCCTGATGATATTTTTGGCGAAAAGATGATTAATTTTCGATTATTTGACAGGTATACCATCCTTGGGATCTGGGGATTTATAATCCTTATTAAAGCCGTAAAACTGTTTCTTTTTGATTCCGAATGGGAAAGAAACATGATTGAAAAAGAGCTTGAGAAGGAGAAAAAGTCGATAAAATATTAA
- a CDS encoding LytR/AlgR family response regulator transcription factor, with product MIKTVIIEDEKPASRKLERMLNNFPEIEIVAKIESVEEGVAWFSENEHPQLIFSDIVLGDGLSFDIFEKIPTKGFIIYTTAFDQYTLKAFKLNSIDYLLKPILDEDLEGAIEKFKSFIPANNTNGSQDIKQLIRKEKSTLSRVLVKIGYNLKIIQTQEISCFFSENKIVYLQTEERTYPSDFTLDELEDVLDEKKFFRVNRQFIVSSDYIKNIHTSPYYKVDMEFQPEEEITVSRDRVRDFKDWLVS from the coding sequence ATGATCAAAACTGTCATTATAGAAGATGAAAAACCTGCTTCAAGGAAGTTAGAACGTATGCTGAATAATTTCCCTGAAATTGAGATCGTTGCGAAAATAGAGTCAGTAGAAGAAGGAGTAGCCTGGTTTTCTGAAAACGAACATCCGCAACTGATATTTTCTGATATTGTTTTAGGTGACGGATTGTCTTTCGACATCTTTGAAAAAATTCCGACAAAAGGGTTCATCATCTATACCACTGCTTTTGATCAGTATACTCTGAAAGCTTTTAAGCTGAACAGTATCGATTATCTTTTAAAACCCATTCTTGATGAAGATCTGGAAGGAGCAATAGAGAAGTTTAAATCCTTTATTCCTGCCAATAACACGAATGGTTCTCAGGATATCAAACAGCTGATCAGAAAAGAGAAATCTACGCTGTCCAGAGTTCTGGTAAAAATCGGGTATAATCTTAAAATTATCCAGACTCAGGAAATAAGCTGTTTTTTCAGTGAGAATAAAATCGTTTACCTTCAGACGGAAGAGCGTACCTATCCATCAGATTTTACGCTTGATGAGCTGGAAGATGTTCTGGATGAGAAAAAGTTTTTCCGGGTAAACAGACAGTTTATTGTGAGTTCAGATTATATTAAAAATATCCATACATCACCTTACTATAAAGTGGATATGGAGTTTCAGCCTGAGGAAGAAATTACGGTAAGCAGAGACCGTGTCAGAGATTTCAAAGATTGGCTGGTCAGTTGA
- a CDS encoding DUF6051 family protein produces MEYYELYEVLKSHFDSGKERVELKELNVMIESVPFESKVSDLLYGSEHQHCRKHQKSLEINEKGYLFYGQPAVDIKDFDIECNKRFTYYILKNADIETAKGCIFFFHGLNEKKWDKYLPWAYELAQRTQKAVILFPIAFHMDRAEPIWSDRHHMMEVVRFRKKKYPENMNFSYVNAAISSRLEAHPQRIFWSGLQTYSDVTEVVKDIKNNKIKGISPEADLDLFGYSIGSFLSMIIKMADPSHYFTQSKVFCFCGGMTIDRMFPISKYIMDTQATIKMQSVFTELLSSDFKSDTRLKHYQNEDLHPQESWFKKMLRYNYFQKEREERIHEIQSQIKAYVLEKDSVAPPMEALNTLRGGYRNINVDVEIKDFPFEYSHMVPFPLAHRHKKEVTEAFHQFIQSASNFYNS; encoded by the coding sequence ATGGAATATTATGAATTGTATGAAGTTTTGAAAAGTCATTTTGATTCCGGAAAAGAGAGGGTTGAACTCAAGGAATTGAATGTAATGATTGAATCTGTTCCTTTTGAATCGAAGGTTTCTGACCTGCTTTATGGTTCGGAACATCAACATTGCAGGAAACATCAGAAATCATTGGAAATCAATGAAAAAGGTTATTTGTTTTACGGTCAGCCTGCCGTAGACATCAAAGATTTCGATATTGAATGCAATAAAAGGTTTACCTATTATATCTTGAAAAACGCAGATATAGAAACCGCCAAAGGATGTATCTTTTTCTTTCATGGCCTGAATGAAAAGAAATGGGACAAATATCTTCCTTGGGCATATGAACTTGCCCAGAGAACACAAAAAGCTGTTATTCTCTTTCCTATTGCTTTTCATATGGATCGTGCAGAACCTATCTGGAGTGACCGCCATCACATGATGGAAGTAGTTCGTTTCAGGAAGAAAAAATATCCGGAAAATATGAATTTCTCCTATGTGAATGCTGCCATAAGCTCAAGACTAGAAGCCCATCCTCAAAGGATATTCTGGTCCGGACTGCAGACTTATTCTGATGTTACTGAAGTGGTGAAAGACATTAAAAACAATAAAATAAAAGGGATTTCCCCGGAAGCAGATCTGGATTTATTTGGCTACTCTATTGGTTCTTTTCTTTCAATGATCATTAAAATGGCAGATCCCAGCCATTACTTTACGCAATCTAAAGTTTTCTGCTTTTGTGGAGGAATGACCATTGACCGCATGTTCCCGATCTCCAAATACATTATGGATACGCAGGCTACTATTAAAATGCAGTCAGTCTTCACAGAGTTGCTGAGTTCTGATTTCAAATCAGATACCCGTTTGAAACATTATCAGAATGAAGATCTTCATCCGCAGGAAAGCTGGTTCAAAAAAATGCTCCGCTACAATTATTTTCAAAAGGAAAGGGAAGAAAGAATTCATGAAATTCAGTCCCAGATAAAAGCGTACGTATTGGAAAAAGACAGTGTTGCCCCTCCAATGGAAGCATTGAATACTTTACGCGGAGGCTACAGGAATATAAATGTAGATGTAGAAATCAAAGATTTTCCGTTTGAATATTCCCATATGGTTCCGTTTCCTCTTGCCCACAGGCACAAGAAAGAAGTTACGGAAGCTTTTCACCAGTTTATACAATCTGCCAGTAACTTTTATAACTCCTGA
- a CDS encoding glycine-rich domain-containing protein — protein METRMLLKDESLWNRIQGFSLDAPGAAFPFSKKLAKEESWSLDFAKKAIEEYKKFVYLCCILPNGASPSEIVDKVWHMHLIYTQNYWEEFCPNILKRALHHYPSQGGNIERVKHENWFEDTLSGYRNVFQQEAPEEIWKGKKKESKVKRWMRKMAFFAPVFVLLLLISCSEGGGFTGLLVTAVVFAIIFILGTITSIIGDHEISDPNRKDKQSNDGGGGGSCGGSSCSGGGGCGGGCGGCGGCGG, from the coding sequence ATGGAAACAAGAATGTTATTAAAAGATGAATCCCTCTGGAACCGTATACAGGGATTTTCTCTGGATGCTCCCGGCGCTGCTTTTCCTTTTTCAAAAAAACTTGCAAAAGAAGAAAGCTGGAGCCTTGATTTCGCAAAAAAAGCGATTGAAGAATATAAAAAGTTTGTCTATCTCTGCTGTATTCTTCCCAATGGAGCTTCTCCCAGCGAAATAGTGGATAAAGTATGGCATATGCATCTGATCTATACCCAGAATTATTGGGAAGAGTTCTGCCCGAATATTTTAAAAAGGGCACTTCATCATTATCCTTCTCAAGGTGGAAACATAGAAAGAGTGAAACATGAGAACTGGTTTGAAGATACTCTGTCTGGTTACAGGAATGTATTTCAGCAGGAAGCACCTGAAGAAATCTGGAAAGGGAAGAAGAAAGAATCTAAAGTTAAGCGCTGGATGAGAAAGATGGCCTTTTTTGCTCCGGTCTTTGTTTTACTGCTGCTGATCTCTTGTTCTGAAGGAGGTGGCTTCACCGGATTGCTGGTTACAGCAGTGGTTTTTGCCATTATTTTTATTCTGGGAACAATAACCTCAATCATAGGAGATCATGAAATCTCTGATCCCAATAGAAAGGATAAGCAAAGCAATGATGGAGGAGGTGGCGGAAGCTGTGGAGGATCAAGCTGCAGCGGAGGAGGTGGTTGTGGCGGAGGCTGCGGTGGTTGTGGTGGATGTGGAGGATAA